In Lentimicrobium sp. L6, a genomic segment contains:
- a CDS encoding HipA N-terminal domain-containing protein: MRQAKILYKNQEAGILTQHNEGSFTFQYHHSWINDDGKPAISLTMPKKQQEYHSEFIFPFFYNMLPEGSNKQVVCKLNRLDTNDHFGLLLTTAKTDNIGAIRVIKID; the protein is encoded by the coding sequence ATGAGACAAGCGAAAATACTTTATAAAAACCAGGAAGCAGGTATACTGACTCAACATAATGAAGGGTCATTCACTTTCCAATATCACCATTCATGGATAAATGATGATGGCAAACCTGCTATTAGTTTAACAATGCCTAAGAAGCAGCAAGAGTACCATTCAGAATTCATATTTCCATTTTTTTATAATATGTTACCTGAGGGTTCAAACAAACAAGTAGTTTGTAAACTAAATCGATTGGACACAAATGATCACTTTGGTTTACTACTTACAACAGCAAAGACTGATAATATTGGTGCTATAAGAGTCATTAAAATAGACTAA
- a CDS encoding helix-turn-helix domain-containing protein: MHLLDLISTIKERRENLQVNQENLAKISGVGLRTLKQFESGKGNPTLQTIQKLADTLGLELCLRVKKQLIDETSENTL; encoded by the coding sequence ATGCACCTTCTAGATTTAATAAGTACCATAAAAGAACGTAGGGAGAACCTACAAGTAAACCAAGAAAACTTGGCAAAAATATCTGGAGTAGGATTAAGAACATTGAAGCAGTTTGAGAGTGGTAAAGGGAATCCCACATTACAAACTATACAGAAATTAGCTGATACTTTAGGTTTAGAGCTATGTTTAAGAGTTAAGAAGCAACTGATTGATGAGACAAGCGAAAATACTTTATAA
- a CDS encoding Fic family protein encodes MIYKKWNWQHNKWPHFTYDKKVLQKLEYLFLQNTGMVSGVLKHIQKDSKDDLLVEILSTEALKTSEIEGEILSRESVQSSIKNNLGLKTEKRKIPPAEFGISEMMVDLYKNYNKPLSHEQLFEWHKMITNGRRDLINIGGYRNHEDSMQIVSGALGKERVHFEAPASKQLPYEMDQFIYWFNSVHEDKDKSEMLALTKAGIAHLYFVSIHPFEDGNGRIGRAIAEKSIAKSIQQPTLISLSYTIEKDKKSYYSSLAKHNTTLDITEWLVYFGQTILDAQQNTLKQIEFLIEKTKFFDHFSPQLNERQLKVVKRLFDAGYSGFKGGLSADNYTKIAKTSASTATRDLQDLVEKKILIRTGALKGTRYSLHIKSV; translated from the coding sequence ATGATCTATAAAAAATGGAATTGGCAACATAATAAGTGGCCTCACTTTACTTATGACAAAAAGGTATTACAGAAATTAGAATACCTGTTTTTACAAAACACAGGTATGGTTTCTGGTGTATTAAAACATATTCAAAAAGATTCTAAAGATGACCTTTTGGTGGAAATACTAAGTACGGAAGCTCTTAAAACATCTGAAATAGAAGGTGAGATTCTTAGCAGAGAAAGTGTCCAGTCTTCAATCAAAAATAACTTAGGCCTCAAAACTGAAAAAAGAAAAATACCACCCGCTGAGTTTGGTATTTCTGAAATGATGGTTGATTTATATAAGAATTATAACAAACCCTTATCACACGAACAACTATTTGAATGGCACAAAATGATTACTAATGGCCGGCGTGATTTAATAAATATCGGAGGATACAGAAACCATGAAGACTCTATGCAGATTGTCTCTGGTGCTTTAGGCAAAGAGAGAGTTCATTTTGAAGCTCCAGCATCAAAACAACTGCCTTATGAAATGGACCAATTTATTTATTGGTTTAACTCTGTTCACGAAGATAAAGACAAATCGGAGATGCTAGCATTGACAAAAGCTGGAATTGCACATCTATATTTCGTTAGTATCCACCCTTTTGAGGATGGAAATGGACGAATTGGACGAGCTATTGCTGAAAAATCAATTGCTAAAAGCATTCAACAACCAACATTAATATCACTATCATACACCATAGAAAAAGACAAAAAAAGCTATTATTCTTCACTGGCAAAACATAATACAACTTTAGACATTACAGAATGGTTGGTTTACTTTGGTCAAACTATTTTAGATGCCCAACAAAACACCTTAAAACAAATTGAGTTTTTAATCGAGAAAACAAAGTTTTTCGATCACTTCTCTCCTCAATTAAATGAACGCCAATTAAAAGTAGTAAAGCGACTGTTTGACGCAGGATATTCGGGGTTTAAAGGAGGTTTAAGTGCTGATAACTATACTAAAATTGCCAAGACATCTGCTTCTACTGCAACCAGAGACTTACAAGATTTAGTGGAAAAGAAAATACTAATAAGGACAGGAGCATTAAAAGGCACACGATATTCACTTCATATTAAGTCTGTTTAG